In the Rhodospirillaceae bacterium genome, one interval contains:
- a CDS encoding TonB-dependent receptor, protein MSHRTPALKAALYGSVALFSASLTAEAVAQQLAIEEITVTSRKREESLLEIPIAVSAYSQADIDAAGINTLEALSAYTPGFAFQNVGQGGSGGRQNPNIRFRGLGVQQASPASRAGAVFWNGGYISDGAGILPLIDLERVEVIKGPQNAFFGRNTFAGAINYLPARPGDELSGKGSISFSPSDQDSLNITAAAGGPISDTVGVRLAVMQERVGADWYYDNGDPAGEENTTALTAVTTWEPTETSSFMASGFYVKSDDTRALQSQVGPFAPGTCNITFSGTFRNVVDGSSGGPFSTDLSQHPGNLLCGVVPDWDDVPPNMSIAGEIGPSTPLYQPFSPSFQQMQTLPPELEGLGFPSAPDGLGVKYKLWRVDLSGDVELPNDHTLSAEFARGESSNRSIVDNNFGTPALFGDGLWLTGIATWVRDTYAELRVTSGSDQRLRYTIGTSYYKQDQKQTDYSAFFGTNNLEFQTGENIGIFGSLDYDITQQLTLSLEGRWNEDTQTLDFDGVSGTTVGALTDLEQKYDKFMPRVILSYQPTDDVNLYASWSKSYLQGIFTNAEDYQAATGFDLGLGDFTPKQALSAYEVGFKQRLSGWMNYSVAGYYMDWKNQTFFELSPAFVAANLPGDSEIYGIDAEADITPVDWFNLRAGVSYNHVEFTDFAGTGSVAASVLARGQLVTGQQIDANGNRPRYMPKWSGSFSATVNVNDLIAMERAAWVRLDGIYQGQFYTDNFEYLSVAGYWKFNARAGMDISDNFSVEVYGNNLTNDLSWTTAGGDTSIQGTQNRKTFGPLPRKREFGLKLLASF, encoded by the coding sequence ATGTCACATCGCACACCCGCACTGAAAGCTGCTCTATACGGCAGCGTTGCCCTGTTTTCAGCCTCATTAACGGCGGAAGCTGTGGCGCAACAACTCGCCATTGAAGAAATCACGGTGACCTCCCGTAAACGTGAGGAAAGCCTGCTCGAGATCCCGATTGCTGTGTCGGCCTACTCGCAGGCGGACATTGATGCCGCCGGCATCAATACCCTCGAAGCGCTTTCAGCCTATACGCCTGGCTTTGCCTTTCAAAACGTCGGGCAGGGCGGCTCTGGTGGCCGCCAGAATCCAAACATCCGGTTCCGTGGTCTCGGGGTGCAGCAAGCCAGCCCGGCCTCCCGTGCCGGTGCGGTGTTCTGGAATGGCGGCTACATCTCTGACGGTGCGGGCATTTTACCCCTGATCGACCTGGAGCGTGTCGAAGTCATCAAAGGTCCGCAGAACGCTTTCTTCGGGCGCAACACGTTTGCCGGTGCCATCAACTATCTGCCCGCCAGACCGGGCGATGAGTTGAGCGGCAAAGGCTCTATCTCTTTTTCGCCATCTGACCAAGACAGCTTAAATATCACAGCGGCGGCTGGCGGGCCGATCAGTGATACCGTGGGCGTGCGTCTTGCCGTGATGCAAGAGCGCGTCGGCGCTGACTGGTATTACGACAACGGTGACCCGGCGGGTGAAGAAAACACCACCGCCCTTACGGCTGTCACCACCTGGGAACCCACGGAAACTTCCAGCTTTATGGCGTCTGGCTTCTACGTGAAATCTGACGATACCCGTGCGCTTCAGTCACAAGTTGGCCCGTTCGCACCCGGCACCTGTAACATTACCTTCAGCGGCACCTTCCGTAATGTTGTCGATGGCAGCTCCGGTGGACCGTTCAGCACGGACCTGTCGCAGCACCCCGGTAATCTTTTATGTGGCGTCGTTCCGGACTGGGATGACGTGCCGCCCAATATGTCCATTGCCGGCGAAATAGGCCCAAGCACGCCGCTGTATCAGCCGTTTTCTCCCTCATTTCAGCAGATGCAAACCCTGCCGCCAGAGCTTGAAGGTCTCGGCTTTCCAAGTGCACCTGACGGTTTGGGTGTGAAATACAAATTGTGGCGTGTTGATTTGTCGGGCGATGTTGAATTGCCAAACGATCATACGTTGAGTGCTGAATTTGCCCGCGGTGAATCGTCCAACCGCAGCATCGTCGACAACAATTTCGGCACTCCTGCTCTCTTCGGTGATGGACTCTGGTTGACGGGGATTGCCACCTGGGTGCGGGATACCTATGCGGAACTTCGGGTCACGTCAGGCAGTGACCAACGCCTGCGCTACACCATTGGCACCAGCTACTATAAGCAAGACCAAAAACAGACCGATTACTCGGCCTTCTTTGGCACCAATAACCTGGAGTTCCAAACCGGCGAAAACATCGGCATCTTTGGCTCCCTCGACTATGACATCACACAACAGTTGACCTTGTCTCTGGAAGGGCGCTGGAACGAAGACACCCAAACCCTCGACTTTGATGGCGTGTCTGGCACCACAGTTGGGGCGCTCACAGATCTGGAACAGAAATACGACAAATTCATGCCGCGTGTGATTTTGTCTTATCAACCGACGGATGATGTGAACCTCTACGCCAGTTGGTCCAAGAGCTATCTGCAAGGGATCTTCACCAACGCGGAAGACTATCAAGCCGCAACCGGGTTTGATCTCGGCCTTGGTGATTTTACACCGAAACAAGCGCTCTCTGCCTATGAAGTCGGCTTCAAGCAGCGGCTCTCTGGGTGGATGAACTACTCGGTGGCTGGGTATTATATGGACTGGAAGAACCAGACCTTCTTCGAGCTGAGCCCGGCTTTCGTGGCGGCCAACCTGCCCGGCGATTCCGAAATCTACGGCATTGATGCGGAAGCTGACATCACACCGGTCGACTGGTTCAATCTCCGCGCCGGTGTGTCGTATAACCATGTCGAGTTCACCGACTTTGCTGGCACAGGCTCTGTAGCCGCCTCCGTGCTGGCGCGTGGTCAGCTCGTCACCGGTCAGCAGATTGACGCCAATGGCAACCGCCCACGTTACATGCCGAAGTGGAGTGGCAGTTTCTCAGCAACGGTGAATGTCAATGATCTGATTGCAATGGAACGCGCCGCCTGGGTTCGTCTGGACGGAATTTACCAGGGCCAGTTCTATACGGATAACTTCGAGTATCTTTCCGTCGCAGGCTATTGGAAGTTCAATGCCCGCGCCGGCATGGACATCAGCGACAACTTCTCCGTTGAAGTTTATGGCAACAACCTGACCAACGATCTCAGCTGGACGACGGCGGGTGGCGATACCAGCATTCAAGGCACCCAAAACCGCAAGACCTTCGGGCCTCTGCCGCGCAAGCGTGAATTTGGCTTGAAGCTGCTCGCCAGCTTCTAA
- a CDS encoding ribbon-helix-helix protein, CopG family, with protein sequence MTSTPVTTTVNISISEDLNHRLAALAERMEKSTEEILVLALQEYAENWEDHLDTVDALKEGDDRVQLVVNES encoded by the coding sequence GTGACATCGACACCCGTAACCACAACCGTCAACATCAGCATTTCAGAAGATCTGAACCACCGCCTCGCCGCGCTGGCCGAGCGCATGGAAAAATCCACAGAGGAAATCCTGGTCTTGGCTTTGCAAGAATACGCCGAGAATTGGGAAGACCACTTGGATACGGTCGACGCCCTGAAAGAGGGTGACGACCGCGTGCAGTTGGTGGTCAACGAAAGCTGA
- a CDS encoding PBP1A family penicillin-binding protein yields MATSKTPKNAKKPAKAKTATKKPAKAHSAPPHRGRWFWISNGLSALIWAGLAVAAVLGYFALGLPNIDSVVESTRRQPIVTVRDAEGNDLVRVGALYGTAVSVENLPPALPAAVLAIEDRRFYTHSGLDARGFARAMLANIKAGGVVQGGSTITQQVAKNLFLTPERTIGRKIREALLAVWLEQKFTKDQILTLYLNRVYLGSGTYGVEAAAQTYFGRSARDLSVYQSAMIAGLMKAPSRYNPKTDLAAARERTAIVLGAMVAAGYLTKDQAGAAKQGGQVNVAKSSAGQGRYFADWILATLDDQIGTIEDDLIVHTTLRPSLQSDAELRIQAAIEAQGKARQVSQAAFVLLSPDGAVRAMVGGRDYRTSQFNRAVQARRQPGSAFKPFVYLAGLEDGLTPTDVMDDAPINIDGWRPQNFSGTYAGPVALEDAFAQSLNTVAVRVARRAGPQAISDVARRSGISTPLTADLGLALGTSEVSLLELTAAYAPFANGGVAIVPYGIVDVVTTDGRVLYQRQGGGLGRVAEAPHIGMMNRMLAKAVQDGTGTSAQLDRPAGGKTGTSQDFRDAWFVGYTPDYIAGVWVGNDDGQSMKGVTGGGLPATLWRDLMLSAHRGTPVQALAGWSEPPPVDPLTRFWRRLTGN; encoded by the coding sequence ATGGCGACGTCTAAAACTCCAAAAAACGCTAAAAAACCGGCCAAAGCGAAAACTGCCACCAAGAAACCGGCCAAGGCTCATTCAGCGCCTCCCCATCGCGGGCGATGGTTCTGGATCTCCAACGGCTTGTCTGCGCTCATCTGGGCGGGTCTGGCGGTGGCTGCCGTGCTCGGGTATTTCGCCCTGGGTTTGCCCAATATCGACTCCGTTGTGGAGTCCACCCGGCGTCAGCCCATCGTCACTGTGCGTGATGCCGAGGGCAATGATCTGGTGCGCGTTGGCGCGCTCTATGGCACGGCGGTGTCGGTCGAGAATTTGCCGCCGGCTTTGCCCGCGGCTGTGTTGGCTATTGAGGATCGCCGTTTCTATACGCACAGCGGCCTCGATGCCCGTGGGTTTGCCCGTGCCATGCTGGCCAACATTAAGGCCGGCGGCGTTGTCCAGGGCGGCAGTACCATCACCCAGCAGGTTGCGAAGAACCTGTTTCTGACGCCCGAGCGCACCATTGGCCGTAAAATTCGAGAGGCGCTTCTGGCGGTCTGGCTTGAGCAGAAATTCACCAAGGATCAGATTCTCACGCTCTATCTCAACCGGGTGTATCTCGGCTCTGGCACCTACGGCGTTGAGGCGGCGGCACAGACGTACTTTGGCCGCTCTGCCCGGGATCTTTCCGTGTATCAGTCGGCCATGATTGCGGGTCTGATGAAGGCGCCATCGCGTTATAATCCCAAGACGGATCTGGCCGCCGCGCGGGAACGCACTGCCATTGTGCTCGGGGCCATGGTTGCCGCCGGCTATCTGACCAAAGACCAAGCGGGGGCGGCCAAGCAGGGCGGCCAGGTCAATGTCGCCAAATCAAGCGCTGGACAGGGCCGCTACTTTGCTGACTGGATCCTCGCCACGTTGGATGATCAGATCGGCACCATTGAGGACGATCTCATCGTTCACACCACGCTGCGTCCGTCGCTGCAATCTGATGCGGAGCTGCGTATTCAGGCCGCAATCGAAGCCCAGGGAAAAGCCCGTCAGGTCAGCCAGGCGGCCTTTGTCCTGTTGTCGCCCGATGGGGCGGTGCGGGCCATGGTCGGAGGCCGCGACTACCGCACCAGTCAGTTCAACCGTGCAGTCCAGGCGCGGCGTCAGCCGGGGTCAGCCTTTAAACCGTTTGTCTATCTGGCCGGTCTTGAGGATGGCCTGACCCCCACCGATGTGATGGACGATGCGCCGATCAATATTGACGGCTGGCGCCCGCAGAATTTTTCCGGCACCTACGCAGGCCCGGTTGCGCTCGAGGACGCTTTTGCACAGTCCCTCAACACCGTAGCGGTGCGTGTGGCACGACGGGCGGGGCCGCAAGCGATTTCAGACGTGGCCCGCCGTTCTGGCATTTCCACTCCGCTCACCGCTGATCTCGGGTTGGCCTTGGGGACGTCTGAAGTCAGTTTGCTCGAACTCACAGCGGCTTATGCGCCCTTTGCCAACGGCGGTGTTGCGATCGTGCCCTACGGCATTGTTGATGTGGTCACAACGGATGGCCGCGTTCTCTATCAGCGCCAGGGCGGTGGTTTAGGGCGGGTGGCCGAGGCCCCTCATATCGGCATGATGAACCGCATGCTCGCCAAGGCGGTTCAAGACGGCACTGGCACGTCTGCGCAATTGGACCGGCCCGCCGGTGGCAAGACGGGCACCAGCCAGGATTTTCGCGACGCTTGGTTTGTCGGCTATACCCCGGATTACATCGCCGGCGTTTGGGTCGGTAATGATGATGGCCAGAGCATGAAAGGGGTTACCGGCGGCGGTCTCCCGGCCACACTTTGGCGCGATTTGATGCTGTCGGCCCATCGCGGCACCCCGGTTCAGGCGTTGGCTGGCTGGTCAGAACCACCACCAGTTGACCCTTTGACGCGTTTCTGGCGGAGGCTTACCGGTAATTAG
- a CDS encoding cell wall hydrolase, with protein MTDRTFKSLMCTQMRRPATAIKKHILAAFLIFFLPAVPALSADIPEGLMIDLDSLSVPESEFMCLALNDYFEARGESLAGRLAVAKVVVNRAMDQRFPSSICRVIKQNKARVKHRCQFSWYCDGRPDTPYNRVAWSHSLKLAAAVLQKDSGLADPTGGALWYHASFVHPKWANNLEVTGIVGGHIFYRDPSTSRYAQAALSRDPMVPGLHTFAEWLDARENKSTAVASR; from the coding sequence GTGACTGATCGAACTTTCAAAAGCCTGATGTGTACCCAAATGCGTCGTCCGGCGACGGCTATCAAAAAACACATCCTAGCCGCGTTTCTGATTTTCTTTCTGCCTGCAGTGCCAGCGTTGTCCGCAGATATTCCTGAAGGACTGATGATCGATCTGGACAGTCTGTCTGTGCCAGAATCAGAATTCATGTGTCTCGCGCTGAATGATTATTTTGAAGCGCGCGGCGAAAGCCTTGCCGGCCGCCTTGCCGTGGCGAAGGTTGTTGTCAACCGCGCCATGGATCAGCGGTTTCCGTCCAGCATCTGCCGCGTCATCAAACAGAACAAGGCGCGTGTAAAACATCGCTGCCAGTTCTCTTGGTATTGCGATGGCCGTCCGGATACGCCCTATAACCGCGTGGCCTGGTCACATTCTTTGAAGTTGGCGGCTGCCGTTTTGCAGAAAGACTCCGGCTTGGCCGATCCGACTGGTGGCGCGCTTTGGTATCACGCAAGTTTTGTGCATCCGAAATGGGCCAATAACCTGGAAGTGACGGGTATCGTTGGCGGTCATATTTTTTACCGCGATCCCAGCACGAGCCGTTACGCACAGGCCGCTTTGTCCCGAGACCCCATGGTACCAGGCTTGCATACCTTTGCCGAATGGCTTGATGCGCGGGAAAACAAATCCACAGCGGTCGCAAGCCGCTAA
- a CDS encoding SprT family zinc-dependent metalloprotease: protein MTVYLKEHPRARRISLRVDPAHHRIVLIKPRRTSKKAAIAFAQDKAGWLKEQVERLPKPRPFADGAAVPLRGETHLIRHCPEARRGVWTIENEICVSGDAAHLSRRVTDWYRAEARKAVAPLVHGYAETLGKRVTGITIRDTRSRWGSCTAQGKLSFSWRLIMTPPHVISYVVAHEVAHLCEMNHSARFWQTVDRLVEGRDTAAGWLKTHGHDLHRYGLDTIS, encoded by the coding sequence GTGACTGTCTACCTCAAAGAACACCCTAGAGCGCGCCGCATCAGTCTTCGGGTCGACCCTGCCCATCATCGGATTGTGCTGATCAAACCCCGCCGCACCAGTAAAAAAGCTGCGATCGCCTTTGCCCAAGACAAGGCAGGCTGGCTTAAGGAACAAGTAGAACGTCTGCCAAAACCCCGGCCTTTTGCAGATGGTGCGGCCGTGCCGCTTCGCGGAGAAACCCACCTCATTCGCCATTGCCCCGAAGCAAGACGCGGGGTGTGGACAATAGAAAATGAAATTTGCGTCTCTGGTGATGCCGCGCACCTCTCACGGCGCGTGACAGATTGGTACAGAGCAGAGGCCCGCAAGGCCGTGGCTCCGTTGGTGCATGGGTATGCCGAGACCCTGGGCAAAAGAGTCACCGGCATCACCATTCGGGATACGCGCTCGCGTTGGGGCAGTTGTACAGCGCAAGGAAAACTATCTTTCAGCTGGCGCCTGATTATGACGCCACCACACGTCATATCTTATGTGGTTGCTCATGAAGTGGCGCATCTGTGTGAGATGAATCATTCCGCCCGGTTTTGGCAAACGGTCGACCGCTTAGTCGAGGGACGCGATACCGCAGCAGGGTGGCTTAAAACACACGGCCACGACCTGCACCGTTATGGATTAGACACAATCAGCTAA
- a CDS encoding YcgN family cysteine cluster protein — protein MTASEPTERTPFWKAKTLDEMSEAEWESLCDGCGKCCLHKLQDADTEEILSTNVACRLLDLKSCQCSDYPNRKVKVPDCVQLTPETAGTLPWLPPTCAYRLVAEGEDLPHWHPLVSGSSEAVHAAGISVRGRSISETKAGPLDGHIVFWKDL, from the coding sequence GTGACTGCATCTGAGCCAACAGAGCGCACGCCGTTCTGGAAAGCAAAAACGCTGGACGAAATGTCAGAAGCGGAGTGGGAGAGTTTGTGCGATGGCTGCGGTAAATGCTGTTTGCATAAACTTCAAGACGCCGACACGGAGGAAATACTCTCGACCAATGTCGCCTGCCGATTGCTGGACCTCAAAAGCTGTCAGTGTTCTGATTACCCCAATCGCAAAGTCAAAGTGCCGGACTGTGTGCAATTGACGCCGGAAACAGCCGGCACTCTGCCCTGGCTGCCGCCAACTTGTGCCTATCGCCTTGTAGCAGAGGGGGAAGATTTGCCGCACTGGCATCCCCTGGTCAGTGGCTCATCTGAGGCGGTGCACGCGGCAGGCATATCCGTGCGGGGCCGATCTATATCAGAGACGAAAGCCGGGCCGCTGGACGGACATATTGTGTTCTGGAAGGACCTTTAG
- a CDS encoding SCO family protein, whose product MISPLTKRIIIGLFVALSTVLILALYLPVFRPSADNTVVEGSAAIGGAFVLSNHNGEVVDERILLGHYSLVYFGFTYCPDICPMTLQIVADAIDLLPGQKSELVQPVFISLDPKRDTTATLNAYVNNFHSRMIGLTGTTEQVQAAAQAYRVFYREAPIGDEGDYTIDHSGYLYLMNRSGRYIDHFRKDVTVEQLTSRLRELL is encoded by the coding sequence GTGATATCGCCCCTGACCAAACGCATTATCATTGGACTGTTCGTCGCCTTGAGCACCGTCTTGATCCTCGCTTTGTATCTGCCGGTGTTTCGTCCATCAGCCGACAATACGGTGGTTGAAGGGTCGGCCGCCATTGGAGGGGCGTTTGTCCTTAGCAATCACAATGGTGAGGTTGTCGATGAGCGAATTTTGCTCGGTCATTACAGCCTTGTCTATTTCGGCTTCACCTATTGCCCTGACATCTGCCCCATGACCTTGCAGATCGTTGCGGATGCAATTGATTTGTTGCCAGGGCAAAAAAGTGAACTGGTGCAACCGGTCTTTATTTCCCTAGACCCGAAACGCGACACCACGGCAACACTGAACGCTTACGTGAACAATTTTCACAGCCGGATGATTGGCCTGACCGGCACCACCGAGCAGGTGCAGGCCGCCGCCCAAGCGTATCGCGTATTTTACCGGGAAGCCCCCATCGGAGATGAGGGCGATTACACCATCGATCATTCAGGCTATCTGTATTTGATGAACCGGAGCGGACGTTACATTGACCACTTCCGCAAAGACGTGACGGTGGAGCAACTGACCTCGCGGCTGCGGGAGTTGCTGTGA
- the ccmI gene encoding c-type cytochrome biogenesis protein CcmI: MIWAGYAILILVSVAGLVWPVLKHAKSAAQNTEPDQAVYRAQLNEVERDAIQGLLDAEEAETARTEIKRRLLAANRRAAGQNQYGSPVARAVALTCIIILVPTLSAAVYWSIGAPGLAGAPIEERRAVARENPESADFSVLIEQLAETLRQNPESTDGWLLLARSYRQVNRMEESVQAFRQALSTGVNDPLVYAEFADTLIAANGGVVTAEAVNVFEGVLRTDRNEPRARFYLGLARAQAEDPQGAIAIWRDLTAGAPDDAPWLPMVRDQMSQVAMRAGVMPMTVTPRHPLDGIARSRSETAGDRTTDGADTGVPAADEDDFRPDVSQLAGRFSGDELTMIQEMVGGLEARLEFEPDDFDGWMQLGRSYTVLGNTEKAANAFRAASAQRADSLQARVQLANALLQPAAQQDGLSAELDAVVAEILTLDAKNADGLFISGLLAANTGNTAEARQRWEQLLQILPAGDPARDAVQARLADL; this comes from the coding sequence ATGATCTGGGCTGGATATGCGATTTTAATTTTGGTGTCCGTGGCCGGTCTGGTATGGCCGGTCCTGAAGCATGCCAAATCTGCCGCCCAAAACACAGAGCCGGATCAAGCTGTTTACCGTGCGCAACTGAACGAAGTTGAGCGGGACGCAATTCAGGGCCTTTTAGATGCCGAAGAAGCAGAGACCGCCCGCACAGAAATCAAACGCCGTCTGCTGGCCGCCAATCGCAGAGCCGCCGGCCAAAACCAGTATGGCAGCCCTGTTGCCCGCGCCGTCGCCCTGACCTGCATTATTATTCTGGTGCCCACTTTATCTGCGGCGGTGTACTGGAGCATTGGTGCCCCAGGCTTGGCCGGCGCCCCGATTGAAGAACGCCGCGCGGTCGCCCGCGAAAATCCGGAAAGTGCAGACTTTTCAGTTCTCATTGAGCAATTGGCGGAGACGCTGCGTCAAAATCCAGAGAGCACAGACGGCTGGCTGCTGTTGGCCCGCAGTTACCGGCAAGTGAACAGAATGGAAGAGTCCGTGCAGGCCTTCCGCCAAGCTTTGTCGACAGGCGTAAACGACCCCCTGGTTTATGCAGAATTCGCGGATACGTTGATCGCTGCCAATGGGGGTGTTGTCACAGCAGAAGCCGTCAACGTGTTTGAAGGTGTATTGAGAACGGACCGCAACGAACCCAGAGCCCGGTTTTATCTCGGCCTCGCCCGGGCCCAAGCAGAAGATCCGCAAGGGGCCATTGCCATTTGGCGAGACCTGACCGCTGGGGCACCAGACGATGCCCCTTGGCTGCCCATGGTGCGGGATCAAATGAGCCAAGTTGCCATGCGTGCAGGCGTGATGCCGATGACCGTTACCCCGCGCCATCCTCTAGACGGCATAGCCCGTTCACGCTCTGAAACGGCGGGAGATAGAACGACCGATGGAGCTGATACAGGTGTCCCCGCCGCCGATGAAGACGATTTCCGCCCCGATGTCAGTCAGTTGGCTGGCCGGTTTTCCGGCGATGAGTTAACCATGATTCAGGAAATGGTTGGCGGCCTGGAAGCGCGGCTGGAATTTGAGCCTGACGACTTTGACGGATGGATGCAATTGGGCCGGTCGTACACGGTTCTTGGCAATACAGAGAAAGCCGCAAACGCATTTCGTGCAGCAAGCGCACAACGCGCAGACAGCCTTCAAGCCCGCGTTCAACTGGCCAACGCCTTGCTCCAACCTGCCGCACAGCAAGATGGTTTGTCCGCGGAGTTGGATGCCGTTGTTGCTGAAATTCTTACGCTTGATGCCAAAAACGCCGACGGTTTATTTATTTCAGGCCTGCTTGCCGCGAATACGGGAAATACAGCAGAGGCCCGCCAACGCTGGGAACAGTTATTACAAATTCTGCCTGCGGGGGATCCAGCCCGCGACGCCGTGCAGGCCCGCCTTGCAGATTTATAA
- a CDS encoding cytochrome c-type biogenesis protein CcmH produces the protein MHRYIAASIAALIFMLGVQALAVDPYEVLEDPVLEQRARALSQELRCVVCQNESIDDSNAELARDMRRLVRQRVTQGDSDEDVLSYMVERYGDFVLLRPQFKPQNYVLWFGPFALLLCGAVVVRQYMRQQKPKTPTPLSEAEQKEIAALMAETDSESAGDKPS, from the coding sequence ATGCACCGATATATCGCGGCCTCTATCGCAGCCCTGATTTTCATGCTTGGCGTACAGGCGCTGGCCGTAGACCCTTATGAGGTATTGGAAGATCCCGTTCTGGAACAACGCGCGCGGGCCTTGAGTCAGGAACTGCGCTGCGTGGTCTGCCAGAATGAATCTATTGATGACTCCAACGCAGAATTGGCCAGGGACATGCGGCGCTTGGTGCGGCAACGGGTGACCCAGGGCGACAGTGACGAAGATGTGTTGTCGTACATGGTCGAACGCTATGGTGATTTCGTGCTGCTGCGACCGCAGTTTAAACCCCAAAACTATGTGTTGTGGTTCGGACCCTTCGCACTACTGCTGTGCGGTGCTGTTGTGGTGCGCCAGTACATGCGCCAACAGAAGCCAAAAACGCCGACCCCGCTTTCTGAGGCAGAACAAAAAGAAATCGCAGCACTAATGGCAGAGACGGATTCAGAGTCTGCTGGAGACAAACCCTCATGA
- a CDS encoding DsbE family thiol:disulfide interchange protein — protein MTEETSNEVTNETSTRVPRRRWIAILPVVIAVLLGGVFAKRLADVKDGLDPTVLQSVLLNTPVPDLDLPPLPGRDRLEDGIKTEHLKSEVSLVNIWGSWCIACLAEHPLLMAIQGQSDVPIHGIAWRDDPQASLKWLGRHGDPYSRIGQDPISEAAIAFGVTGAPETFVVDANGIIRYKHTGPISPDDWSNTIQPLIEQLRQ, from the coding sequence ATGACGGAAGAGACGTCCAACGAAGTGACCAACGAGACTTCAACACGTGTGCCGCGCCGGCGATGGATTGCCATCTTGCCCGTGGTTATTGCCGTGCTGTTAGGGGGGGTGTTTGCGAAACGCCTCGCCGACGTGAAAGACGGACTAGACCCGACGGTCTTACAAAGCGTTCTCTTAAATACGCCGGTCCCAGACCTAGATCTGCCGCCTCTGCCCGGACGAGATCGTTTAGAAGACGGCATCAAAACAGAACATTTAAAGAGCGAAGTCAGCCTGGTAAACATCTGGGGCTCCTGGTGCATTGCCTGCCTCGCTGAACATCCCTTGCTGATGGCCATTCAAGGCCAGTCTGATGTGCCGATTCATGGCATCGCCTGGCGGGACGACCCACAGGCGAGCCTCAAATGGCTTGGCCGCCACGGCGACCCTTATAGCCGCATCGGACAAGACCCGATCAGTGAAGCCGCGATTGCCTTTGGTGTGACAGGCGCGCCGGAAACATTTGTGGTCGATGCCAATGGAATCATCCGCTACAAGCACACCGGACCGATCAGCCCTGACGATTGGTCCAATACGATTCAGCCTTTGATCGAACAACTCCGGCAGTGA